The following coding sequences lie in one Candidatus Nitrospira allomarina genomic window:
- a CDS encoding energy-coupling factor transporter transmembrane component T family protein: protein MIVSLYLSRNSRIHRLDGRTKVLTVLGVFGLALCFSDPFYLLVLFGFVMSGLALSGAWANVRKMWMLTVLLFVYSVVLWPFFVEGVTPVPLLHALGVTWEGVMVGLGMGLRLLIMLWAGIWLLSTMSVEELAQASQQLGLPSRAGFVFSLAFRWVGMLLGAGAGVVQAQRSRGLDVSTGGILQRIRKYVPLVIPLIGHALRQTNLLAMSLESKGFHPLATRHFYSTGKLGIQDYAVMSVMLILVVVGICLRWQGIGTLHVRF, encoded by the coding sequence ATGATTGTTTCCTTGTATCTTTCCCGGAATTCGCGGATACACCGGTTAGACGGACGCACCAAAGTTCTGACGGTGCTTGGGGTGTTTGGGCTAGCTCTCTGTTTTTCGGATCCGTTCTACTTGCTGGTACTATTTGGATTCGTAATGAGCGGGTTAGCCTTGTCTGGCGCGTGGGCTAATGTGAGGAAAATGTGGATGCTGACGGTTCTCCTCTTTGTTTATAGCGTGGTGCTCTGGCCTTTCTTTGTCGAAGGTGTGACACCTGTACCCCTCTTGCATGCACTTGGAGTGACCTGGGAAGGCGTCATGGTTGGCTTAGGCATGGGCTTGCGATTGTTAATTATGCTCTGGGCTGGAATTTGGCTACTTTCGACGATGTCGGTTGAAGAACTCGCGCAGGCCTCTCAACAATTAGGGCTTCCTTCACGGGCAGGGTTTGTTTTTTCACTTGCGTTTCGGTGGGTGGGAATGCTGCTGGGAGCAGGGGCGGGCGTGGTTCAAGCGCAGCGCTCACGCGGATTAGATGTGTCGACGGGCGGAATTCTGCAACGCATTCGTAAGTATGTACCTCTGGTGATCCCATTGATTGGACATGCCCTTCGTCAAACAAATCTTCTGGCCATGTCTTTAGAATCCAAAGGGTTCCATCCCTTAGCGACACGGCATTTTTACTCTACGGGGAAATTGGGTATCCAAGACTACGCGGTCATGAGTGTGATGCTGATTTTGGTCGTGGTAGGCATCTGCTTGCGTTGGCAGGGCATTGGAACGCTTCATGTGAGATTTTAA
- a CDS encoding bifunctional metallophosphatase/5'-nucleotidase: protein MRPILQSAGYWGHVLLILILWGNPAHATDRLVILHSSEHHGVALPLDQAGETKIGGLARRGTIVEEVRREGRPVLLLDSGDILIGTALSSWFRGEPDILAMNLIRYDAMVAGNHDFDYGIDHLRTLVELADFPILCTNLQSERSLLPCRRSVVTRLGNVVVGVLGIVGKSNFPGTFNRDVAKELSLVDPIDSLQAEALRLRMEGNVDLIIALTHQDSEEDLKILETVEGVDVLIGGHTEGFDGLYAPGLLEPVETMTRPRSVYVKTYRQGRTIGRLDLTISDGSVVQARSSNIPVTVAVPVEPKVQQLLNEYRQRFAWHATQVLGEASVRLQGDRPVIRTQEANLGNLLADQMRNTLGTDIALINAGQIRRSVEPGPVTLGDVLSVLPFDSALVTLHVTGAMLREVLEHSVSQWPNHSGRFFQISGLQVTYQGKAPVGSRVSSIMVGGVPLDISKTYTVATDAFVADGGDGYEMLTHVTHRTDHQIPLRDLLLNALAEGPLYAKADHRMVFMIGYEEK, encoded by the coding sequence ATGCGACCAATACTACAAAGCGCAGGCTATTGGGGGCATGTCCTCCTTATCTTGATTCTCTGGGGGAATCCCGCCCACGCGACTGACAGGTTGGTGATTTTGCATTCGAGTGAACATCACGGGGTTGCGCTTCCGCTTGATCAAGCCGGGGAGACAAAAATTGGGGGGTTGGCCAGGCGAGGCACAATTGTCGAAGAAGTTCGGCGAGAAGGCAGGCCCGTTTTGTTGCTGGATTCCGGGGATATCCTTATTGGAACGGCTTTGTCTTCCTGGTTTCGCGGTGAACCGGATATTCTGGCCATGAATCTGATCCGCTATGACGCGATGGTGGCTGGAAATCATGATTTTGATTATGGAATAGACCATCTTCGCACATTGGTCGAGTTGGCCGATTTCCCAATTTTATGCACGAATCTTCAGTCTGAACGATCGCTCCTGCCTTGCCGCCGCTCGGTTGTCACTCGCCTGGGGAATGTGGTTGTCGGGGTCTTAGGTATTGTCGGGAAAAGTAATTTTCCTGGGACTTTTAACCGGGATGTGGCAAAGGAATTATCGTTGGTGGATCCGATTGACTCTCTTCAAGCGGAGGCCCTGCGTTTACGAATGGAAGGCAATGTTGATCTGATCATTGCCCTCACGCATCAGGATAGTGAAGAAGACTTAAAAATTCTGGAGACCGTTGAGGGGGTGGATGTGCTCATCGGTGGACATACCGAAGGGTTTGACGGCTTGTATGCTCCCGGGTTATTGGAGCCCGTTGAAACCATGACCCGACCCCGATCGGTGTATGTGAAAACCTATCGTCAGGGACGAACAATCGGGCGTTTAGATCTGACGATTTCAGACGGATCGGTGGTCCAGGCGCGTTCCTCTAATATTCCAGTGACGGTGGCGGTTCCAGTAGAGCCAAAGGTCCAACAACTTTTAAATGAATATCGACAGCGGTTTGCCTGGCATGCCACCCAGGTGTTGGGGGAGGCGTCGGTGCGGCTCCAGGGCGATCGACCGGTTATCAGGACCCAGGAAGCCAATCTAGGCAATTTGTTGGCCGATCAGATGCGAAACACGTTGGGCACGGATATCGCCTTGATTAATGCCGGACAGATCCGCCGAAGTGTGGAACCCGGTCCGGTAACACTTGGCGATGTGCTGTCGGTACTGCCCTTTGATTCCGCTCTTGTGACCCTCCATGTGACGGGAGCAATGCTTCGTGAGGTTTTAGAGCATAGTGTGAGCCAATGGCCGAATCATTCTGGCCGGTTCTTCCAGATTTCCGGTCTCCAGGTCACGTATCAAGGAAAGGCTCCTGTCGGGTCTCGTGTGAGCAGTATTATGGTTGGAGGTGTGCCGTTGGATATTTCCAAAACCTATACCGTGGCGACGGACGCATTTGTGGCTGACGGCGGGGATGGCTATGAGATGTTGACTCACGTCACACACCGAACGGATCATCAAATTCCCCTTAGGGATCTGTTGCTGAATGCCTTAGCTGAAGGTCCGCTCTATGCGAAGGCTGATCATCGTATGGTGTTCATGATTGGGTACGAAGAAAAATGA
- a CDS encoding DUF167 domain-containing protein, producing MEWARCLIEKSEGMEIRIYIQPRASKAEIVGLHGEALKIRIASPPVDGQANAELCRFLARLFGIPRQYVQLKSGFSSRQKRIFIEGKTLSDVAAVLTESLSLKNSEHP from the coding sequence ATGGAATGGGCCAGGTGCCTGATAGAAAAATCAGAAGGTATGGAAATCCGTATTTATATTCAGCCACGAGCGTCAAAAGCGGAGATTGTTGGGCTCCATGGGGAAGCCTTGAAGATTCGCATAGCGTCTCCGCCGGTAGATGGTCAGGCCAATGCGGAATTGTGTCGATTTTTGGCACGACTTTTTGGTATTCCGCGCCAATATGTGCAGCTGAAATCCGGATTTAGTTCAAGACAGAAGCGAATTTTTATTGAAGGGAAAACCTTATCCGATGTAGCAGCAGTCCTGACTGAAAGCCTATCCTTGAAAAATTCTGAACATCCATGA
- the mdh gene encoding malate dehydrogenase yields the protein MSRIKVTVVGAGNVGGSIAQRLAEKNWYDIVLVDIVEGLPQGKALDLLEAGPICAYDSAVAGTNQYEATKDSDVVVVTSGVPRRPGMSRDELLETNTNIVSAVVRETAKRSPDAILIIVSNPLDVMTHVAHRVSGFPRNRVIGMAGVLDSARFRSFIAEALQVSVENIHAMVLGGHGDSMVPLNRYTTVAGRPVTEWLSAEALEALIKRTREGGIEIVNLLKTGSAYYAPAASVVEMVEAISKDQKKILPCAALCAGEYGFNDLFLGVPVKLGAGGAEEIIEYALTPEEHAALKVSAEAVKELCSHVDQMMKKTL from the coding sequence ATGAGCCGTATCAAAGTGACTGTGGTGGGGGCTGGAAATGTTGGGGGATCCATCGCCCAGCGGTTGGCAGAAAAAAATTGGTACGACATTGTGCTGGTCGATATCGTCGAAGGTCTGCCGCAAGGCAAAGCCTTGGATTTGCTCGAAGCCGGTCCAATCTGTGCCTACGATTCCGCCGTGGCAGGGACGAATCAGTATGAGGCGACCAAAGATTCTGACGTTGTGGTGGTCACATCAGGCGTGCCTCGCCGGCCGGGAATGAGCCGGGATGAGTTATTGGAAACCAATACCAATATTGTGTCAGCCGTGGTCCGTGAGACGGCTAAACGTTCTCCTGATGCCATTCTCATTATTGTCTCCAACCCTCTTGATGTGATGACACACGTTGCGCATCGAGTGAGTGGGTTTCCCAGGAACCGGGTCATTGGGATGGCGGGGGTGTTGGATTCGGCCCGATTCCGGTCCTTTATAGCGGAAGCCTTGCAGGTTTCGGTCGAAAATATTCATGCGATGGTCCTGGGAGGGCATGGCGATTCGATGGTGCCCTTGAACCGATATACCACGGTGGCGGGGAGGCCGGTGACCGAATGGTTATCGGCAGAGGCATTAGAGGCCCTGATCAAGCGGACCCGCGAGGGAGGAATCGAAATCGTCAATCTACTCAAGACAGGAAGTGCCTATTATGCCCCGGCTGCCTCAGTCGTAGAAATGGTTGAAGCTATCTCTAAAGATCAAAAGAAAATCCTTCCCTGTGCGGCGTTATGCGCTGGGGAATATGGTTTTAACGACCTCTTTCTGGGTGTGCCGGTGAAACTAGGGGCAGGCGGAGCGGAAGAGATTATTGAATATGCGCTCACCCCTGAGGAACACGCGGCTCTGAAGGTTTCAGCCGAAGCCGTTAAGGAATTGTGCAGTCATGTTGATCAGATGATGAAAAAGACCCTCTAA
- a CDS encoding energy-coupling factor transporter ATPase: MTLPQDARDSRRWWSDLLAVWRDTRQIVLTAQIAAIYAAILIPFKAGIPIVPGFVELRPANAIPIVASLLFGPAAAWGAGIGNVIGDCFGTLGPASFFGLLGNFIFGYLPYVLWGHLGWFSSGHPPLGKSWRQMMEYGVVCVIASAACAGMIAWGVEWLGLLPFVILAPAIFLNNVVMGLFLGPPLLGFLYPRVQRWRLRYEDIRESDSSHFHPSQTLRSYESMASEKANDHLDDAIVDCRGLSFQYASGSAPVLRNVSFSLASGELVVLLGRSGSGKSTLCYACNGLIPHMIHGIFSGTFRVKGRGTVDDPVWKQAGRVGMVFQDFDTQLVATTVEGELLHPLEYRDPLLSSDEVRRRVVHALSQIGLGDCAHRDPMRMSGGQRQRLVMASVLVQEPALLVLDEPGSDYDPAGRAQLREVLRNIRQDGITVLMTEHDDGYLLQADRVLVLDQEQIVWEGKPEALLRQPRLMRNYGLRPFPLTECFEEWGVEHSPISVEEAWTQAEVLNLRLSPPAAVLDDSIRLGHLPERKSTMALPLIQVDNISFRYEEQMVLDEVSFTIRPGDFLALLGQNGSGKSTLARLLNGLLIPTHGTIVVDGMDTRTTSMNELARRVGLVFQNPDHQIFADTVWEEVAFSAKNMGCTSDEIVDRVQESLAAVGLPFEGSRDLDPFSLRKGERQRIAVASVLATRPAVLIVDEPTTGLDPDETDRMMAMICRLNQQGHTIVMITHSMGLVAAYARRCLLIHNGRILADGTPREVFADPGLIQSASLEIPAISRFSQRWGQTLLTVEEVKASCRPDFP; this comes from the coding sequence ATGACTCTTCCTCAAGATGCTCGCGATTCACGAAGATGGTGGTCTGACTTGTTGGCTGTCTGGCGGGATACCAGGCAGATTGTTCTAACGGCTCAGATTGCTGCAATTTATGCGGCGATTCTTATTCCCTTTAAAGCCGGCATTCCGATTGTTCCTGGTTTTGTGGAATTACGCCCGGCGAATGCTATTCCCATAGTCGCATCGCTGTTGTTTGGTCCCGCCGCCGCCTGGGGTGCAGGTATTGGCAATGTCATCGGAGATTGTTTCGGCACCCTGGGGCCGGCAAGTTTCTTTGGATTATTAGGCAATTTTATTTTTGGGTATCTTCCGTACGTATTGTGGGGGCATTTGGGGTGGTTCTCCTCCGGGCATCCGCCTTTGGGAAAATCTTGGCGTCAGATGATGGAATATGGCGTGGTATGTGTGATTGCTTCAGCTGCTTGTGCCGGAATGATTGCGTGGGGAGTGGAGTGGTTGGGGTTGTTACCCTTCGTTATTCTCGCTCCAGCGATATTTCTTAATAATGTGGTAATGGGCTTGTTCCTCGGTCCTCCATTATTGGGTTTTCTCTATCCGAGGGTGCAACGGTGGCGATTACGTTATGAAGATATTCGAGAATCAGATTCTTCCCATTTTCATCCTTCCCAAACTCTGCGGTCATATGAATCGATGGCGAGCGAGAAGGCGAATGACCATCTCGACGACGCTATTGTGGACTGTCGTGGACTTTCCTTCCAATACGCCTCGGGTTCAGCGCCGGTTCTCCGGAATGTTTCCTTTTCTCTGGCTTCTGGGGAACTCGTCGTTCTGTTAGGCAGAAGTGGAAGTGGCAAATCCACATTATGCTATGCCTGTAATGGTCTCATTCCTCACATGATTCATGGGATTTTCTCCGGAACATTCCGGGTGAAGGGACGTGGAACTGTGGATGACCCCGTGTGGAAACAGGCCGGACGGGTCGGCATGGTGTTTCAGGATTTTGATACGCAACTTGTAGCGACGACCGTTGAGGGGGAACTGCTTCATCCATTGGAATACCGTGACCCCCTGCTTTCTTCGGACGAGGTCAGACGGCGGGTCGTCCATGCCCTCAGTCAAATCGGGTTGGGCGATTGTGCCCATCGTGATCCCATGAGAATGTCCGGTGGCCAGAGGCAGCGTCTGGTGATGGCTTCTGTGCTCGTGCAGGAGCCGGCGCTGTTGGTCTTAGATGAACCCGGTTCGGATTATGATCCGGCAGGGCGAGCACAATTGCGGGAGGTTTTACGAAATATTCGACAAGACGGGATTACTGTGCTTATGACGGAGCATGATGATGGCTATCTTTTGCAAGCAGATCGGGTTCTAGTTTTGGATCAGGAGCAAATCGTCTGGGAGGGAAAACCAGAAGCCTTGTTGCGACAGCCTCGGTTGATGCGGAATTATGGTCTTCGACCCTTCCCCCTGACAGAATGTTTTGAAGAATGGGGCGTGGAACACTCGCCTATTTCAGTCGAGGAGGCCTGGACCCAGGCTGAGGTATTAAATCTTCGTCTGTCTCCTCCGGCGGCGGTCTTGGATGACTCGATTCGTTTGGGTCATCTGCCGGAGAGAAAATCAACCATGGCTTTGCCCTTGATTCAGGTTGACAATATTTCTTTCCGGTATGAAGAACAGATGGTCCTGGATGAGGTGTCATTTACCATCCGTCCAGGAGACTTTCTGGCTTTGCTGGGTCAGAATGGATCCGGGAAAAGTACGCTTGCACGATTGCTCAATGGCCTCTTGATTCCGACACACGGCACCATTGTTGTGGACGGAATGGATACCCGCACCACATCGATGAATGAATTGGCGAGGCGAGTCGGATTAGTGTTTCAGAATCCTGATCATCAAATTTTCGCGGATACTGTCTGGGAAGAAGTTGCCTTCAGCGCGAAGAATATGGGTTGCACAAGCGATGAGATTGTCGATCGGGTGCAAGAATCGCTGGCTGCTGTGGGATTGCCATTTGAAGGAAGCCGAGACTTAGATCCGTTTTCCCTAAGAAAAGGAGAGCGACAGCGGATTGCGGTCGCATCCGTGTTGGCTACCAGACCGGCTGTGTTAATTGTGGATGAGCCGACGACAGGTCTTGATCCTGATGAAACTGACCGGATGATGGCGATGATTTGTCGATTGAACCAACAGGGGCATACGATTGTGATGATCACCCATTCGATGGGACTTGTTGCCGCCTATGCCAGGCGCTGTTTGTTAATTCACAACGGGAGAATTCTTGCTGATGGGACCCCCCGTGAAGTTTTTGCTGATCCGGGCTTGATCCAATCCGCATCATTAGAGATTCCGGCCATTTCTCGCTTTAGTCAACGATGGGGACAGACCTTGCTAACGGTGGAAGAAGTGAAGGCTTCTTGTAGACCAGATTTTCCATAA
- the nuoF gene encoding NADH-quinone oxidoreductase subunit NuoF — protein MDNAFAPRVLREVKGEPGDIEAYRQRGGYEAWVQCVTKNDPHAIIAQLKEAHLRGRGGAGFPTGLKWDKVVNHRVKERYFVCNAGEHEPGTFKDRYLLRHHPHQLLEGCLIAAYTVGAKAAYIYLNHEFSEERAIFERAKEKATEQGLLGKNFLGTGLTLDIEIFDGYGSYVAGEETAMLESMQGRPAQPKQKPPFYPTEFGLHGKPTLVNNVETLSNIPQLLRNGPEWFRQVGTSTTPGTMLFSLSGAVNRPGVYELPLGTPIRHLIEVCGQGVPNGHGVKAVFPGGPSFSMVGADQLELPMDFDSLKKAGTGLGSAGVIIVDDATCMVEQTLKFSGFFERESCGQCPPCRIGTQELAILMRKIEDGSGEERDLAKLLQICGFVKGTGFCTLVTGAAVLVQNSLRLFRHEFEDHIRLGRCPFKPVTVGVE, from the coding sequence GTGGATAACGCATTCGCACCTCGGGTGTTGCGGGAGGTAAAGGGTGAACCAGGGGACATAGAGGCGTACCGCCAGCGAGGCGGGTATGAAGCTTGGGTTCAGTGTGTCACGAAGAATGATCCGCATGCCATAATCGCACAATTGAAAGAGGCTCATCTGCGAGGACGGGGTGGCGCTGGATTTCCTACCGGACTGAAATGGGACAAGGTGGTCAATCATCGTGTCAAAGAGCGATATTTTGTCTGCAATGCCGGGGAGCATGAACCTGGGACGTTCAAAGATCGGTATTTGCTTCGACATCATCCTCACCAACTTCTCGAAGGATGCCTGATTGCGGCGTATACCGTTGGAGCGAAGGCGGCGTATATCTATTTAAATCATGAATTTTCCGAAGAGCGAGCCATCTTTGAGCGAGCTAAGGAGAAAGCCACAGAGCAGGGCTTATTAGGAAAGAATTTTCTTGGCACAGGTCTCACACTGGATATTGAAATTTTTGATGGATATGGCAGTTACGTGGCGGGTGAAGAAACTGCGATGTTGGAATCGATGCAGGGTCGTCCAGCTCAGCCTAAGCAAAAGCCACCATTTTATCCCACGGAGTTTGGACTGCATGGCAAGCCGACATTGGTTAATAATGTTGAAACGCTGTCGAATATTCCCCAACTCTTGCGGAACGGACCAGAATGGTTTCGTCAGGTCGGAACCAGTACTACTCCAGGGACGATGTTGTTTTCGCTCAGTGGAGCTGTGAATCGGCCCGGTGTGTATGAACTGCCGTTGGGCACTCCCATCCGACATCTGATTGAGGTCTGTGGGCAGGGCGTGCCGAACGGACATGGTGTCAAAGCCGTGTTTCCCGGTGGGCCGTCCTTTTCCATGGTAGGGGCGGATCAATTGGAATTACCCATGGATTTTGATTCGCTTAAGAAAGCCGGCACTGGATTAGGGTCTGCCGGCGTTATTATTGTCGATGATGCCACGTGTATGGTGGAGCAAACGCTCAAGTTTTCCGGATTTTTTGAGCGGGAAAGTTGTGGGCAATGTCCACCTTGCCGGATTGGTACCCAGGAATTAGCGATCTTAATGAGAAAAATCGAAGATGGATCAGGAGAGGAGCGCGATCTGGCTAAACTGTTGCAAATTTGTGGATTTGTCAAAGGCACGGGATTTTGCACTCTGGTGACCGGAGCTGCGGTGTTGGTACAAAATAGTCTACGCCTGTTTCGTCACGAATTCGAAGACCATATTCGCCTGGGGCGATGTCCGTTCAAACCGGTTACAGTTGGCGTTGAGTAA
- a CDS encoding nitric oxide reductase activation protein NorD, translating into MSSFTPKDELHELLVDRLDATTAHGLDEQLADPRLRVPVLELLIELKEISSKIQGEAVWALGEVYRKKCLDSAIPWLDLGITFAQASGALGLRYFKESPMIFGFLEKESNRDELLVHVLELADGSNESAPQCAYEWFKVLPQLCGEIAFPEFREWARLGMELAEWNYVLGNEFFRECPSIAKAIPLRSARSWIGFGMKLMVQNSLGKPDYIGTLEFFRASPSLFLEIHDENVKQGVIDLGTNLADQSPEQAVVFLAKAPEFLARVSTVEWKIRILKFGLLVADRDPEATLAYFTQVPEVVVLAGKEDDSGVFDAWFGQGMEALEYSVEAGRAFFGLETRQACAAVEQAMSGVSLRQVARSLKMFARALCGEDMAIEGLPEGGGSIGASHMSTSPVSGKAQVSADGKTVYLPLVMRRSETREGNRRWYTVMVAHEVGHVEFGTYALSTEALQRVATRVQTRYHEEVLSPNRGIHTLGNLFQRYPQPEIIRDLWEIVEDARIDFLLRHEYPGLQEDLTSLTKEAMELRTLSHGMTAREIVLDALLLLFAGFTKEEFTRPGLQEVIDEIWQIARTILHPTATVDESVELADRLYQELERRIGTLEKHNQEQDLEPFSNTSGVSDSGGQPEAAEHLEEGYQPLSNWGYRGILNPDHVKGGEEGEQSSKEETGGQLDQIATMGQNTGGDTPSQSDRRSPHQPDPSQDPKKPTFGESPMQQWFQPTFRPSDGQQGARLREGEYLYEEWDGTVRDYRPQWCRVIEQAGREGSPDFVDATFQTYGPMVRLIRRYFEAIRPEAFRRMGRQSHGEDIDLDALVNWMVDRRQGNDSSDQVYATRQKRDRQVAVAFLVDMSGSTGRQIGTRARPVIDIEKEGLLLLSEALSAIGDQYAIYGFSGQSRQSVDIHVLKDFDQRPGGRVGLKISGVTSKQQNRDGAAIRHATQRLKQQAAKVRLLILISDGKPLDDDYADEYSLEDTKMALREARLQGVHPFCITIDQAPTDYVKRMYGEIGYVVVDEVESLPMKLPKIYQRLTAR; encoded by the coding sequence ATGTCTTCCTTTACCCCAAAAGATGAACTTCATGAGTTATTGGTCGACCGACTTGATGCGACTACGGCGCATGGTCTCGATGAACAACTCGCGGACCCTCGTCTGCGGGTGCCTGTTCTAGAGTTACTCATTGAATTAAAAGAGATTTCCTCAAAAATACAGGGTGAAGCCGTATGGGCTCTTGGTGAGGTGTATCGAAAAAAATGCTTAGACAGTGCCATTCCGTGGTTGGATTTAGGGATAACATTCGCTCAGGCATCTGGCGCACTCGGTCTTCGATATTTCAAAGAAAGCCCTATGATTTTCGGATTTCTGGAAAAAGAGTCGAATCGGGACGAATTATTGGTCCATGTCTTGGAGTTGGCCGATGGGTCAAATGAGTCCGCTCCACAATGTGCGTATGAATGGTTCAAGGTCCTTCCCCAATTGTGCGGGGAGATTGCCTTTCCTGAGTTTCGGGAATGGGCTCGACTAGGGATGGAGCTAGCCGAATGGAATTATGTATTAGGAAATGAATTTTTCCGGGAGTGTCCCTCCATTGCTAAAGCTATTCCGTTGAGATCGGCAAGGTCCTGGATTGGGTTTGGCATGAAACTCATGGTTCAAAACAGTCTTGGAAAGCCTGATTACATTGGAACCTTGGAGTTTTTTCGTGCCAGTCCAAGTTTGTTTCTTGAGATCCATGATGAGAATGTCAAGCAAGGGGTCATTGACCTAGGTACGAACCTCGCAGATCAATCTCCCGAACAGGCGGTAGTTTTTTTGGCGAAGGCTCCAGAATTTTTGGCTAGGGTCTCGACGGTCGAGTGGAAGATTCGAATCTTGAAATTCGGCCTTCTTGTGGCGGATCGGGATCCCGAGGCTACTCTCGCGTACTTTACTCAGGTTCCCGAGGTGGTCGTCTTGGCCGGCAAGGAAGACGATTCCGGTGTGTTTGATGCGTGGTTTGGTCAGGGGATGGAGGCCCTTGAGTATAGTGTTGAGGCTGGACGAGCCTTTTTTGGTCTGGAAACGCGGCAGGCCTGTGCAGCCGTAGAGCAGGCAATGAGTGGCGTGTCGCTTCGTCAGGTCGCCAGATCGTTGAAAATGTTTGCCAGGGCGTTGTGTGGAGAGGATATGGCCATAGAGGGGCTCCCGGAGGGCGGAGGTTCAATCGGTGCCAGTCACATGTCCACGAGTCCTGTCTCTGGGAAAGCTCAGGTGAGCGCGGACGGAAAAACGGTATATCTTCCTCTGGTCATGAGGCGATCAGAGACCCGTGAAGGAAACCGACGATGGTATACGGTCATGGTCGCTCATGAAGTTGGGCACGTGGAATTTGGAACGTATGCACTCTCGACCGAAGCATTGCAGCGTGTGGCTACCCGGGTGCAGACCCGATACCACGAAGAAGTTCTGAGCCCCAACAGAGGCATCCACACATTAGGAAATCTCTTTCAACGCTACCCTCAACCCGAGATTATCCGGGATTTGTGGGAAATTGTGGAGGATGCTCGAATTGACTTTTTGCTCCGTCATGAATACCCAGGATTACAGGAGGATTTGACGTCTTTGACTAAGGAGGCCATGGAGCTCCGCACGCTTTCCCATGGGATGACGGCTCGTGAGATTGTGCTGGACGCATTGTTGTTGCTGTTTGCAGGGTTCACCAAGGAGGAATTCACTCGTCCGGGTCTTCAAGAGGTGATTGATGAAATCTGGCAGATTGCCCGAACAATCTTACACCCCACCGCGACCGTCGATGAATCTGTTGAACTTGCCGACCGGCTCTACCAGGAATTGGAACGCCGGATTGGAACCCTGGAAAAGCACAACCAAGAGCAAGACCTTGAACCCTTTTCGAATACTTCCGGGGTTTCTGACTCAGGCGGCCAACCTGAGGCGGCTGAACACTTAGAAGAGGGGTATCAGCCTTTGAGTAACTGGGGATATCGGGGCATTCTCAATCCAGACCACGTCAAAGGAGGGGAAGAGGGAGAACAGTCGTCGAAAGAGGAGACAGGAGGGCAACTGGATCAAATTGCCACAATGGGGCAAAATACTGGGGGAGATACACCCAGCCAATCTGATCGTCGATCTCCTCACCAACCCGATCCTTCGCAAGATCCGAAGAAACCAACCTTTGGTGAATCACCTATGCAGCAGTGGTTTCAACCTACGTTTCGTCCAAGCGATGGACAACAGGGGGCTCGTCTCCGTGAGGGAGAGTATCTGTATGAAGAGTGGGATGGGACGGTCCGTGACTATCGACCCCAATGGTGTCGTGTGATTGAACAGGCAGGCCGTGAAGGGTCACCAGACTTTGTAGATGCAACGTTTCAAACATATGGCCCGATGGTGCGACTCATCCGCCGTTATTTTGAAGCGATTCGTCCGGAAGCTTTTCGTCGAATGGGGCGCCAATCACATGGGGAGGACATTGATTTGGATGCCTTGGTGAATTGGATGGTTGATCGACGCCAAGGAAACGACTCTTCTGATCAGGTGTATGCCACCAGACAAAAACGTGATCGACAGGTTGCGGTGGCATTTCTGGTGGATATGAGCGGGTCGACCGGACGGCAGATTGGAACTCGAGCGCGTCCCGTCATTGACATTGAAAAGGAAGGCTTGCTCCTGCTCTCAGAAGCGTTGTCTGCGATTGGCGATCAATACGCGATATATGGCTTTTCCGGGCAATCCCGGCAATCGGTGGACATTCACGTGTTGAAAGATTTTGACCAACGACCTGGAGGGCGTGTCGGTTTGAAAATCAGCGGAGTAACTTCCAAACAGCAGAACCGTGATGGCGCCGCGATACGACATGCGACGCAGCGGTTGAAACAGCAAGCGGCGAAAGTCCGGCTTCTCATCCTGATTAGTGATGGGAAACCATTAGATGATGACTATGCGGATGAATATTCCCTGGAAGACACCAAAATGGCTCTTCGTGAAGCGCGTCTTCAAGGCGTCCATCCCTTCTGCATTACCATTGACCAAGCGCCCACCGATTATGTGAAACGGATGTATGGGGAGATTGGATATGTGGTCGTCGATGAAGTCGAATCACTTCCGATGAAATTGCCGAAAATTTATCAACGGCTTACGGCCAGATGA